The genomic stretch TAAGGCCAGCGATGTCCCGGGCCCAGCACGTACCATGGTCGAATGAACGTGGCGGGCAACCCGCTGGCGCGAATCAATGCCTCGCATTCCGCGCGTGTTTGTACATACGCTTGCATCACCGGCGCGGGCTGCGCTACACTGACATAAACAAAATGCTGTATGCCGCCGGCTTTGGCCGCCGGCACCGCCGCTTGCACGGAGGCAAGGTCAATGGTGCGGAATTGCCCGGCTTTGGAGGGATTGGGATGAGACACACCCACGAGATGCACAAACGTGTCTGCCGGCCGCACGTGATCCATAAAAGAACGCGGCTCGAGCGCATTGCCCAAAACCGGCGTGCAGCCGGCCGGAAGTTTTTGCTCGGAACCTGCACGCACCAGCGCACGAACCTCATGGCCGCGTTGCAGCAAACGAGGGATCAAGCTGCGTCCCATGTAGCCGCTGCCGCCGGTGATGAAGATCTGGTGCGTTCGGTTTTTAGGTGTCATGCTCCCGCGTGGTTTGTGAAAACGTTCTGATCGTTGCCGGTTCCAGCGAGTAAAATTCGTCAACTTCTTGTTCGAGAAATGCAGGCGCTTGCCATCGTTGTGGTGGACACTATACAGAATCCCGCGGGCATTCTCAAGTGTTTAGTTTTTTGCCTTGCCTTAGCGAACGGATTTTGAGTATATTGCCCACGCAGAAATGAAGAAGGTTGATGCTCATGGCTGATATTGAAGAAATTTCCTCCGTACAAACAGATTTTGATCTTGCCAAGCAGGGCGACCGGCCCTCGTTGGATCGTTTGCTCGAGCGTCTGCGGCCGCAGGTGTTCACCACGTGCTATCGTCTCATTGGAAACGTCGATGATGCCGAAGATGCGGCGCAAGAGGCGTTAATCGGCATTATCGAAGACATTGTCACGTCTGCTGAAATCTCATGGCAGGCGCTGGTGTATCGTTGCAGCGTGGGCGCAAGCCTCGCTTCGCTTCATGCCTCGGCGCTGTCACTCTCCCAACAGAACGGGAGCCCGGCGGCTGCCGTGAATGAACGCCAAGGCGTCGAACCGTTGCTCACCGGCAAAATGCCGTTGTATGATATTGATGCTATCGAAGCATATCCGGAGCGGGCGGTGGCGACCTATGAGAGCCTGGCTCTGGTGTTCGTGAATGTGTTGCAGCTCTTGGCGCCGGAAACCCGCGCTGTTTTTTTAATGAAAGAAATTTTGGGCGCAAGCGATGCGATGACGGCGGCAGCGACCAATCTCTCCGCCGAGCAAATGGTGCAACACCTGCATTTTGCGCAAAAAACCATTCATGCCGCGCAAAGTAAATTACCGCGCCAGCCGATTCTCCCGTCGCATCCCGCTGCTGCAAAACTGACCCGCCGTCTCGGAAAAATATTGGTGGCGAGAGATCCGATTCGACTCACGGCGTTGTTTGATCAGCGCGCCGCACTGGTGATGCCACCGCTGGGTTCATTCTTCGGCCCGGAGGCCATTGCCACGCAATTTGCACGCATGTTCGAGGTGGGGTTGTCGCCGCACGCGACGGCGTTGGTCGAAGTCAACGGCCAGCCCGGGTTGATCTGCTATCGCCAGCGCCGCGGCCGCAAAGGCGTGCAATTTTACCCCATCATCATTTTTGTCCTCATGATCGCGCAGAATCTGCCCAGCGATTTTAAAATTGCGCGTATCGACGTGATTACCGATCAGAAAGTCATTCGCAAAGTCGGTAAAGCGGTGCCCTATCGCAAAACCGTTTTGCCGCGCACGGATACCAACGGCAAACACGAGTAGAAATTCTTGTTCGTTTCGTTTGGCCAATCCACACGCTAAAAAATTTGAGGCAGGAGCCATGACG from Cytophagia bacterium CHB2 encodes the following:
- a CDS encoding NAD-dependent epimerase/dehydratase family protein — its product is MTPKNRTHQIFITGGSGYMGRSLIPRLLQRGHEVRALVRAGSEQKLPAGCTPVLGNALEPRSFMDHVRPADTFVHLVGVSHPNPSKAGQFRTIDLASVQAAVPAAKAGGIQHFVYVSVAQPAPVMQAYVQTRAECEALIRASGLPATFIRPWYVLGPGHRWPYLLLPMYGLFEHLPGTRNTALRLGLVTLEQMVNTLAWAVENPGQSIRIIEVPEIRQKKRRSHD